The following proteins are co-located in the Streptomyces sp. NBC_01198 genome:
- a CDS encoding DUF5914 domain-containing protein — MTGEGKTGRRRVPLRLRKAPVPWERQRPTWRDAKPAIIADALKRSMDRPSGNWYVLGASRALGAGRPISRTVAGNEVVAWRDSAGRLRAGPGACPHLGAPLRDSPVRCGVLVCRWHGLALNGEPFAGWEPYPAHDDGVLAWVRLDHIGGESPLEAPAVPPRPRAGDAVDAVYEGVGVCEPEDVVANRLDPWHGAWFHPYSFVDLAVTGTPARGEVAGEDGFTVDVSFKLAGRIVVPVRAVFTAPGPRTVVMRITEGEGLGSVVESHATPLGPGRDGRPRTAVTEAVLAASGRRGFAVARAAAPLLRPLIRSSAGRLWRDDLAYAERRWELRSSGRFPG; from the coding sequence GTGACCGGTGAAGGAAAGACGGGAAGGCGCCGCGTCCCGCTGCGGCTGCGCAAGGCCCCTGTCCCGTGGGAGCGACAGCGCCCCACCTGGCGGGACGCCAAGCCCGCGATCATCGCGGACGCCCTGAAACGCTCCATGGACCGCCCGTCGGGCAACTGGTATGTGCTGGGCGCCTCCCGGGCGCTCGGTGCAGGACGGCCGATCAGCCGCACCGTGGCCGGCAACGAGGTGGTGGCCTGGCGCGACAGCGCCGGGCGCCTGCGGGCCGGGCCAGGCGCCTGCCCGCACCTGGGGGCGCCGCTGCGGGACAGCCCCGTGCGGTGCGGTGTCCTCGTCTGCCGTTGGCACGGACTCGCCCTGAACGGCGAGCCGTTCGCCGGATGGGAGCCCTATCCCGCCCACGACGACGGGGTCCTGGCCTGGGTGCGCCTGGACCACATCGGCGGCGAGAGCCCGCTGGAGGCCCCTGCCGTACCACCCCGCCCGCGGGCCGGGGACGCCGTCGACGCCGTCTACGAGGGCGTCGGGGTGTGCGAGCCCGAGGACGTGGTGGCCAACCGGCTCGACCCCTGGCATGGCGCGTGGTTCCACCCGTACTCCTTCGTCGACCTGGCGGTGACGGGCACACCCGCGAGAGGCGAGGTGGCAGGCGAGGACGGCTTCACCGTCGACGTCTCGTTCAAGCTGGCAGGCCGGATCGTCGTCCCGGTGCGGGCGGTGTTCACCGCCCCGGGGCCCCGGACCGTCGTCATGCGCATCACCGAGGGCGAGGGTCTGGGCTCCGTGGTCGAGTCGCACGCCACGCCCTTGGGGCCGGGCCGGGACGGCAGGCCGAGGACCGCGGTGACGGAGGCGGTCCTGGCCGCGTCCGGCCGGCGCGGATTCGCCGTGGCGCGGGCCGCGGCCCCACTGCTTCGCCCGCTGATCCGGTCCTCGGCCGGCCGGCTGTGGCGCGACGACCTCGCCTACGCCGAGCGCCGCTGGGAACTGCGCAGCAGCGGCCGCTTCCCCGGCTGA
- a CDS encoding phytoene/squalene synthase family protein, with translation MTARELDAAGIREPALREAYTACRRLNARHGKTYFLATRLLPVERRPAVHALYGFARRADDIVDDLGSGATAQERAEALNGLQDRLDEGLRSGESAEPVIRSLAHTAAVYAIDHRHFTDFMASMRSDLTVTGYASYDDLGRYMHGSAAVIGLQMLPVLGTVGPRDEAARYAAALGVAFQLSNFLRDVGEDLDRGRLYLPADVLAAHGVDRERFRWSRDTGRRDTRITAVLRSVVAHNRSVYREALPGLALLAPVSRPCVRTAFVLYSGILDAIEDDGYSVLHRRAVVSRKRRAAVGLDGLARALAARAMAGRRIPAAPSLRTSAPREEAP, from the coding sequence ATGACCGCCCGTGAACTCGACGCCGCGGGCATCCGCGAACCCGCCCTGCGTGAGGCGTACACGGCGTGCCGTCGGCTCAACGCGCGGCACGGCAAGACGTACTTCCTCGCGACCCGGCTGCTGCCGGTCGAGCGCCGCCCGGCGGTGCACGCCCTTTACGGCTTCGCCCGGCGGGCCGACGACATCGTGGACGACCTCGGCAGCGGCGCCACCGCCCAGGAACGCGCCGAGGCGCTGAACGGTCTGCAGGACCGCCTCGACGAGGGCCTGCGATCGGGCGAAAGCGCGGAACCGGTCATCCGCTCGCTCGCGCACACCGCCGCCGTCTACGCCATCGACCACCGGCACTTCACCGACTTCATGGCCTCGATGCGCAGCGACCTGACGGTCACCGGCTACGCCTCGTATGACGACCTGGGCCGCTACATGCACGGATCGGCCGCCGTCATCGGCCTCCAGATGCTGCCCGTCCTGGGCACCGTCGGCCCCCGGGACGAAGCCGCACGGTACGCGGCGGCCCTCGGCGTCGCCTTCCAACTGTCCAACTTCCTCAGGGATGTGGGTGAGGACCTCGACCGCGGCCGCCTCTACCTGCCTGCCGACGTCCTGGCGGCGCACGGGGTGGACCGGGAGCGGTTCCGGTGGAGCAGGGACACGGGACGGCGGGACACCCGCATCACCGCCGTGCTGCGGTCGGTCGTCGCCCACAACAGGAGCGTCTATCGCGAGGCGCTGCCCGGGCTGGCCCTGCTCGCGCCTGTCTCCCGGCCCTGCGTGCGCACCGCGTTCGTCCTCTACAGCGGCATCCTCGACGCGATCGAGGACGACGGCTACTCCGTCCTGCACCGACGAGCCGTGGTCTCCAGAAAGCGCCGCGCCGCCGTCGGGCTCGACGGGCTGGCACGCGCGCTGGCCGCGCGCGCCATGGCCGGCCGCCGTATCCCGGCGGCACCTTCCCTCAGGACATCCGCCCCTCGCGAGGAGGCCCCGTGA
- a CDS encoding phytoene desaturase: protein MRTVKGPTDHVVVVGAGLAGLSAALHLLGAGRQVTVVERDLLPGGRAGLLGRGGYRMDTGPTVLTMPDLVEDAFAAVGHRLSDRLELIPLHPAYRARYADGTQLDVHTDAAAMEAEIERFAGAREAVGYQALRTWLERLYAVQMRRFIDANFDSPLQLLHPDLARLAALGGFGRLDARVGHFIKDERLRRVFTFQALYAGVPPSRALAAYAVIAYMDTVAGVYFPRGGMHALPRALADSAAEAGAEFRYGHTVSRLERSGERITAVVTDQGRFPCDAVVLTPDLPDSYRLLGRAPHRPLALRHSPSAVILHAGTDRTWPGLAHHTISFGAAWKKTFHELTHGSLMSDPSLLITRPTSTDPDLAPPGKHLHYILAPCPNTDVGPGTEEWRQLAPRYRDSLLNTLEHRGMAGLASAIEAEGMVTPLDWTAQGHAAGTPFSAAHTFSQTGPFRPRNLVRGTDNAVLAGCGTTPGVGVPTVIISGKLAAARITGTRPARPSPRPVRQAPRPVAAPDAATGAPA from the coding sequence ATGAGGACCGTGAAGGGACCCACCGATCATGTGGTGGTCGTCGGCGCCGGACTTGCCGGCCTGTCCGCCGCTCTGCACCTGCTCGGCGCCGGCCGGCAGGTCACCGTGGTGGAACGTGACCTGCTGCCCGGCGGCCGGGCCGGGCTGCTGGGGCGCGGCGGCTACCGCATGGACACCGGGCCGACCGTGCTGACCATGCCGGACCTGGTCGAGGACGCTTTCGCGGCGGTCGGCCACCGTCTGTCCGACCGCTTGGAGCTGATCCCGCTGCATCCCGCGTACCGGGCACGGTACGCCGACGGAACGCAGCTGGACGTCCACACCGACGCCGCGGCGATGGAGGCCGAGATCGAGCGGTTCGCGGGTGCCCGGGAGGCGGTCGGCTACCAGGCACTGCGCACCTGGCTGGAGCGTCTGTACGCGGTCCAGATGCGACGCTTCATCGACGCGAACTTCGACTCACCCCTGCAGCTGCTGCACCCCGACCTCGCCCGGCTCGCCGCCCTCGGCGGATTCGGCCGGCTTGACGCGCGCGTCGGGCACTTCATCAAGGACGAGCGGCTGCGCCGGGTGTTCACCTTCCAGGCCCTCTACGCCGGAGTGCCCCCGTCCCGCGCGCTCGCCGCCTACGCCGTCATCGCCTATATGGACACCGTCGCCGGGGTGTACTTTCCCCGAGGCGGTATGCACGCGCTGCCGCGGGCGCTTGCCGACTCGGCCGCCGAGGCGGGAGCCGAATTCCGCTACGGACACACCGTCAGCCGGCTGGAACGCTCCGGGGAGCGGATCACCGCCGTCGTGACCGACCAGGGCCGCTTCCCCTGTGACGCCGTGGTCCTGACACCGGATCTGCCCGACAGCTACCGTCTCCTCGGCCGTGCCCCGCACCGGCCGCTGGCTCTGCGGCACTCGCCCTCGGCGGTGATCCTGCACGCCGGGACCGACAGGACGTGGCCAGGGCTGGCCCACCACACCATCTCCTTCGGTGCGGCCTGGAAGAAGACCTTCCACGAACTCACCCACGGATCGCTGATGTCCGACCCGTCGCTGCTGATCACCCGTCCCACGTCCACCGACCCGGACCTCGCCCCTCCGGGAAAGCACCTGCACTACATCCTGGCACCGTGCCCGAACACCGACGTCGGCCCCGGCACCGAGGAGTGGCGGCAGCTCGCACCGCGGTACCGCGACTCCTTGCTCAACACCCTCGAACACCGCGGGATGGCCGGACTGGCCTCCGCGATCGAGGCGGAGGGCATGGTCACCCCCCTCGACTGGACCGCTCAGGGTCACGCCGCCGGCACCCCCTTCTCCGCCGCGCACACCTTCTCCCAGACCGGGCCCTTCCGGCCGCGCAACCTCGTGCGCGGCACAGACAACGCCGTGCTCGCAGGGTGCGGCACGACGCCGGGTGTCGGCGTGCCGACCGTCATCATCTCCGGGAAGCTCGCCGCCGCCAGGATCACCGGCACCCGCCCCGCGCGCCCGTCGCCGCGACCCGTGCGGCAGGCGCCGCGACCGGTGGCGGCACCGGACGCAGCCACGGGGGCCCCCGCATGA
- a CDS encoding polyprenyl synthetase family protein, with protein MDADVAGAVLRTAGVVLGERIAQTAAIDADFSRDLAEGVADFTLSGGRRARPQLLWWTMRACGGGASAADTEAALRLGVAIELIQTCALVHDDVMDRSLLRRGRPAVHIDLANRPGPVPGSVLGEAFGTSAAVLVGDLALAWADDTVADTDMSPAVRRQVQGVWRAMRTEMVAGQYLDLYGQATGTRSAAAAMRTAYLKSALYSVERPLVLGAALAGADQRTTRALSSAGRCAGIAFQLRDDLLGVFGDPAVTGKPSGGDIREGKPTYLLALARARAQESGDRRTRFLLDSAVGCADLSEAALAEVREALTSTGARADVEDRADLLMRHAGRHLAEADVEPGAGHRLLGLLRTIAGAPAVPLPERSTAGSQAAGNNAPIPAEPILTAAAKGGTAR; from the coding sequence GTGGACGCGGACGTCGCCGGAGCCGTACTCCGTACCGCAGGCGTCGTCCTGGGTGAACGGATCGCCCAGACGGCCGCCATCGACGCCGACTTCTCCCGCGACCTGGCCGAAGGTGTGGCGGACTTCACCCTCTCCGGGGGCAGGCGTGCGCGCCCCCAGCTGCTGTGGTGGACGATGCGCGCCTGCGGCGGGGGCGCATCTGCCGCCGACACCGAAGCGGCGCTGCGGCTCGGGGTGGCGATCGAACTCATCCAGACCTGCGCGCTCGTCCACGACGACGTGATGGACAGGTCGCTGCTGCGCCGCGGCCGCCCCGCCGTGCACATCGACCTCGCGAACCGGCCGGGCCCCGTGCCCGGCTCGGTGCTGGGGGAGGCCTTCGGTACGTCGGCGGCGGTGCTCGTCGGGGATCTCGCGCTCGCCTGGGCCGACGACACCGTGGCGGACACGGACATGTCCCCGGCCGTCCGGCGGCAAGTGCAGGGTGTCTGGCGGGCGATGAGGACCGAGATGGTGGCCGGGCAGTACCTCGACCTGTACGGGCAGGCCACGGGAACGCGCTCGGCAGCCGCCGCCATGCGCACCGCGTACCTCAAGAGTGCCCTCTACTCCGTGGAACGCCCCCTCGTGCTCGGCGCCGCGCTCGCCGGCGCCGACCAGCGCACCACCCGGGCACTGTCCTCGGCCGGCCGTTGCGCCGGCATCGCCTTCCAGCTCCGCGACGACCTGCTGGGCGTCTTCGGAGATCCGGCCGTGACCGGTAAGCCCTCGGGAGGCGACATCCGGGAAGGCAAACCGACGTATCTGCTCGCCCTGGCGCGGGCCCGGGCGCAGGAGTCGGGTGACCGGCGGACGCGGTTCCTGCTCGACTCGGCGGTGGGATGCGCCGACCTGTCCGAGGCCGCCCTGGCCGAGGTGCGCGAGGCGTTGACGTCCACCGGGGCACGTGCCGACGTGGAGGACCGGGCTGACCTGCTGATGCGGCACGCCGGACGGCACCTCGCCGAAGCCGACGTGGAACCGGGGGCCGGACACCGGCTCCTCGGGTTGCTCCGCACCATCGCGGGAGCACCTGCCGTGCCGCTGCCGGAACGGTCCACGGCCGGATCACAGGCCGCCGGGAACAACGCTCCGATCCCTGCGGAGCCCATTCTGACGGCCGCAGCAAAAGGAGGCACCGCCCGATGA